From a region of the Triticum aestivum cultivar Chinese Spring chromosome 7D, IWGSC CS RefSeq v2.1, whole genome shotgun sequence genome:
- the LOC123165621 gene encoding bisdemethoxycurcumin synthase, with the protein MASSSSIPATTVREIRVAQRADGPAAVLAIGTANPPHCVPQGDYPDYYFRVTNSDHLTDLKPTFAKLCGMTGIGRRFFHHTDELLAAHPGMSLDARLDVVATAAPELAASAAASAIAEWGRPAGDITHLVVSTNAGSHAPGTDVRLVSLLGLRHDVLRTVLQLNGCASGCAALRLAKDLAENNRGARVLVACVELTVTAFRAPDEADSFDTLIPQGLFGDGAGAVIVGADPDVHERPLFEMVSASQYVIPDTEHMLTVQLGSGGIGGTIATGLPRLAAGIVERCLLDAFGNHLAIVGGVVEWNNLFWAVHPGSSAMLDHIVRALRLAPGKLAASRTVVREYGNMLGATVIFVLDEVRRQREDPEGEGASHDEDWGVMMGFGPGFTVETMLLHAAT; encoded by the coding sequence ATGGCAAGCAGCAGCAGCATCCCAGCCACCACCGTCCGTGAGATCCGTGTTGCGCAGCGTGCggacgggccggcggcggtgcTGGCCATCGGCACGGCGAACCCGCCCCACTGCGTGCCCCAGGGCGACTACCCCGACTACTACTTCCGCGTCACCAACAGCGACCACCTCACCGACCTCAAGCCCACCTTCGCCAAGCTATGCGGGATGACAGGCATCGGCAGGCGTTTCTTCCACCACACAGACGAACTGCTCGCTGCGCACCCGGGCATGTCCCTCGACGCCCGGCTGGACGTCGTGGCTACCGCCGCCCCGGAGCTCGCCGCGTCGGCTGCGGCGAGCGCCATCGCCGAGTGGGGCCGTCCGGCGGGCGACATCACCCATCTCGTCGTCAGCACCAACGCGGGGTCGCACGCCCCGGGCACCGATGTCCGCTTGGTGTCCCTCCTCGGTCTCCGTCATGATGTCCTGCGCACCGTGCTCCAGCTCAACGGCTGCGCTTCCGGGTGCGCCGCCCTGCGCCTAGCCAAGGACCTCGCCGAGAACAACCGCGGCGCGCGCGTCCTCGTGGCCTGCGTCGAGCTCACCGTCACTGCCTTCCGCGCGCCCGATGAGGCGGACTCCTTCGACACCCTCATTCCCCAGGGGCTCTTCGGTGACGGCGCCGGTGCCGTCATCGTGGGCGCCGACCCTGACGTCCACGAGCGCCCGCTGTTCGAGATGGTGTCTGCCTCGCAGTATGTGATACCGGAcactgagcacatgctcaccgtGCAGCTCGGGAGCGGTGGCATCGGCGGGACCATCGCCACCGGACTGCCAAGACTGGCGGCGGGCATCGTTGAGCGGTGCCTGCTGGATGCGTTCGGCAACCACCTAGCCATCGTCGGAGGCGTAGTCGAATGGAACAACCTCTTCTGGGCAGTGCATCCTGGCAGCAGTGCGATGCTCGACCACATCGTCAGGGCGCTCCGGCTAGCCCCGGGGAAGCTGGCGGCGAGCAGAACCGTGGTGAGAGAGTATGGTAACATGCTTGGCGCCACGGTTATCTTTGTGCTCGATGAGGTCAGGCGCCAAAGAGAAGATCCTGAAGGAGAGGGAGCTAGCCATGATGAAGACTGGGGGGTGATGATGGGATTTGGACCGGGGTTCACTGTGGAGACGATGCTGCTGCACGCTGCCACCTAG